The DNA region TTTCTGTAAATAAAAAGTTTTAATGAATGTGTAATATGTTTAATAAGACCTCGAGCTCTGTTTTGAAGTTGACAAGCagttttgacaaagttgacaTTTTCTTCACCATTTTGTCACTATCGTGGCTGCGCACCTGATCATTTCAAACGGTTCAAAATTGGACCTGttgagcattttttgttttattttcaggGCTTTAAACGGATTCAGGTTGGTTTCACTTGTTTTGTGTAAGCtaacggaacaaaaaaaagtattttgagcaattttctttcaagtacacaaacgcaaacaacaaCCGCTCTCGACTGTCGATGTAATTGCGGCCGCGCGTGTGTTCCGTACACAATGGAGCAGACCTGAACCGGGCGGTATAAACCTGGCAAAGGTCGGCGCTGTAATGTAAACACCCGGGTTACTGCGTCGCATgtaatttttgcaaaatatgatCAGAAAGCAAGGATGAAGCGAGAGGGGGATAGAGCGGGAGTTGGAGGTCGCTGGTGGGAGGAACCGCGACAATCAAACATGCGACACAACGAATTTCATAATATTCGTAAGCCGTGTGGCGGTTGGAAGTGACTCGAACGCGCAGCGATGGCAGCGGAAGCGACAGCGACAGCACCGACGGCAGCATTCGACCAggccagcagcggcagcgaaTCGTCCCTGTGTGCGAAGGATAAAGGGTAAGTTTTGCctctttttccctttcccttgACACCCGGGGGATTTCCCCCGCTCCGGTACGTCAGCCGGAAAAGCGGGGTGCTTTTCCTTTAGTTTTTGGGAGGCGCGCGATTTATTTACGTACCCGACGCGGCACGGCCGCCCGAACGGAGTGGCTACAATTTCGTGCTAACcgtgttttttcttttgttggcgTGGGTTTTTCCATCGCCGTTTTCCATCCGCTTTTTTAGCTGGTTCAACTGGTGGACGGGCACATCCTTCGACATGTTACGCGCGCTAGAAAAGCGCATTCTTTCCTGTAAGTAGCAACAGAAATGCTCTTTCTCTTACACGCACCGACCCACCGTTCAAGATGATGCAACTCAAACCAACAAATCTTGCCCGTTTCGAACGTTCCAGATCTGAAAACGCCGTACCGGGGTAGCTTCGTCGACGTGGGGCACTGCGTCGGCGAGGCGGACAAGATCTGGACGCTCTCGCTCAACACGGAGTCGCCGAACGTGCCGCTCGTGCTGGTGCACGGGCTCGGGGCGGGCGTCGCGCTGTGGGTGCTGAACCTTGACGCGCTCGCCCGGGAGCGGCCGGTGTACGCGATCGACGTGCTCGGATTCGGGCGCAGCTCGCGGCCCCGCTTCTCCACCGACCCGATGGTGGTCGAGAAGCAGCTGGTGAAATCGATCGAGGAGTGGCGCCGGGAGATGAACCTGCAGGAGATGATACTGCTCGGCCACTCGATGGGCGGCTTCATTGCGGCGAGCTACGCGCTCTCCTACCCGGACCGGCTGCGCCATCTCATACTGGCCGACCCGTGGGGCATGCCGGAGAAGCCGAAGGAGTTCGAAAACAATGCGCGCATCCGTTTCTGGCTGCGGCCGATCTTCGCGGTGTCGAAGATGCTGAACCCGCTGTGGCCGATACGGTTCGCGGGACCGTACGGGCCGTCGCTGGTGAGCCGGTTCCGGCAGGACATTGTGATGAAGTTTTCCAACGTCATCACGGACGGGATGGACATCTCGAACTACATCCACCAGTGCAACTCGCAGAACCCGACGTAAGTAGCGCTTGcttttgatcgtttttttttcgcatgaAATGAAGTGCAACGGGCTTGGAGGCAGCTCATGCAGCACTGTAACAAAGCTGACTGTAACTAAAGGCGA from Anopheles coluzzii chromosome X, AcolN3, whole genome shotgun sequence includes:
- the LOC120955043 gene encoding (Lyso)-N-acylphosphatidylethanolamine lipase-like, which produces MAAEATATAPTAAFDQASSGSESSLCAKDKGWFNWWTGTSFDMLRALEKRILSYLKTPYRGSFVDVGHCVGEADKIWTLSLNTESPNVPLVLVHGLGAGVALWVLNLDALARERPVYAIDVLGFGRSSRPRFSTDPMVVEKQLVKSIEEWRREMNLQEMILLGHSMGGFIAASYALSYPDRLRHLILADPWGMPEKPKEFENNARIRFWLRPIFAVSKMLNPLWPIRFAGPYGPSLVSRFRQDIVMKFSNVITDGMDISNYIHQCNSQNPTGEGAFHSMMQDFAWAKNPMLNRIGEMKRTVPVTVLYGSKSWLLHTSPPDTIKQLGENSFVNVRIIEGSGHHIYADDADTFNRMVNEACQAAARVQPDDGTAK